In Candidatus Poribacteria bacterium, one genomic interval encodes:
- the gap gene encoding type I glyceraldehyde-3-phosphate dehydrogenase: MSTKVGINGFGRIGRNAFRAALQNPALDIDFVAINDLTNPETLAHLLEYDSIHGILSDDISATDDSLVVNGKEIRVLAERDPGNLPWGDFGVDVVIESTGFFTDRVDAEKHITSGGAKKVIVSAPAKGEDITIVIGVNDDKYDKSEHHVISNASCTTNCLAPVAKVLHEEFGIESGLMTTIHAYTGDQRVHDFPHSDMRRARAATLSMIPTTTGAAVAVGKVLPELNGKLDGFAIRVPTPNVSVVDLTVDLKERPDAEAVNASLKAAAENSLDGILGYSELDLVSADFNGNKLSSVLDAPFTKVIEDGLIKVLSWYDNEWGYSNRLVELAARVL, from the coding sequence ATGTCAACTAAAGTAGGTATTAACGGTTTCGGTCGGATTGGTCGGAACGCCTTTCGCGCGGCACTGCAAAATCCAGCGTTAGATATAGACTTCGTGGCCATCAACGACTTGACGAACCCTGAAACGCTCGCACACCTTCTCGAATACGACTCTATTCACGGCATTTTGTCCGACGACATCTCCGCGACAGACGACAGCCTTGTGGTAAACGGAAAAGAAATACGTGTTCTCGCTGAGCGGGATCCGGGTAATCTGCCGTGGGGTGACTTCGGCGTGGATGTCGTTATCGAATCCACCGGCTTCTTCACAGACCGAGTAGATGCTGAGAAACATATCACCTCTGGTGGCGCGAAAAAAGTGATTGTCTCCGCACCCGCAAAAGGTGAGGACATCACGATTGTGATTGGTGTGAATGACGATAAATACGATAAGTCAGAACATCACGTCATCTCTAACGCCTCGTGTACAACAAACTGCCTCGCACCGGTTGCGAAGGTACTGCACGAAGAGTTTGGAATTGAAAGCGGTCTGATGACGACGATTCACGCCTATACGGGTGACCAACGGGTTCATGACTTCCCGCATTCCGATATGCGTCGCGCCCGTGCGGCGACCCTCTCGATGATTCCAACGACAACGGGTGCTGCTGTCGCTGTTGGAAAAGTGCTTCCAGAATTGAACGGAAAACTCGACGGTTTCGCAATCCGTGTCCCGACGCCAAACGTTTCCGTGGTTGATCTTACTGTTGATCTCAAGGAGAGACCGGACGCTGAAGCCGTCAACGCTTCGCTAAAAGCAGCAGCAGAGAACAGCTTAGACGGCATCCTCGGTTATTCAGAGCTTGACCTCGTTTCAGCGGATTTTAATGGGAATAAACTCTCCTCCGTTCTCGACGCGCCTTTCACGAAGGTGATTGAAGATGGGCTGATTAAAGTCCTTTCATGGTATGACAACGAATGGGGTTACTCCAATCGTCTTGTCGAACTCGCAGCGCGTGTGCTTTAA